Below is a genomic region from Actinoallomurus bryophytorum.
TCTTCCACGCCTGGGTCTTCCGCCTGGTCGTGGTGGTGCTGGCCGGCTGGCTGCTCTACCAGGGCGCCCGGCGCCTCGCCGCCTGGGCCGTCACCACACTGGTGGCCGCGGGCCTCCTCGACGTGCTGCTCAAAGTGGCCATCGACCGCCCGAGGCCGACGCTCCCCAGCGCGATCGCCCACGCGCCCGGCGGCTCCTTTCCCTCGGGCCACGCCCTGACCGCGGTGGTGGGCACGGCGACGATCGTCCTCATCCTGCTACCCGTGCTGCACGGGTCGTGGCGCGTCGTGGCCTGGGTGGCCGCCGCGCTGATCAGCCTCCTGTCCGGCACGTGCCGGGTCCTGCTGGGCGTCCATTTCGTCAGCGACGTCCTGGCGGGCTGGATCCTGGGCGCCGCGATCGTCCTGGCCACGACCGCCGCCTTCGAGACCTGGCGCCGCGACGAGGGCCGCCGGCCGATCGACCCGGTCGTCGAGGGCACCCAGCCCGAGGCCGCCCCAGAGATCGCCGGCCATGGCGACCGAGGTCACTCCCGCTGAGCGAAGGGCGCACTTCGGCGGTGGCCGAGGCGGCGGCACCCTGTCCCCCCGATGCCCCGTCCCGCTCGGATCAGGAC
It encodes:
- a CDS encoding phosphatase PAP2 family protein gives rise to the protein MGNGSLARWTHRHPDGGLGLRLGLACLAAFIVLVPFTALAALVDTKWGPLSRLDVSSTRHANSWVLHHRELISPLRATSYIFHAWVFRLVVVVLAGWLLYQGARRLAAWAVTTLVAAGLLDVLLKVAIDRPRPTLPSAIAHAPGGSFPSGHALTAVVGTATIVLILLPVLHGSWRVVAWVAAALISLLSGTCRVLLGVHFVSDVLAGWILGAAIVLATTAAFETWRRDEGRRPIDPVVEGTQPEAAPEIAGHGDRGHSR